Proteins encoded by one window of Mercenaria mercenaria strain notata chromosome 4, MADL_Memer_1, whole genome shotgun sequence:
- the LOC123552185 gene encoding arginine/serine-rich protein PNISR-like isoform X1 has product MWANQWQGGGWPVQQAHLQAMPHDQVDWAALAKQWIAQKDAITTLQGDPAPAPAAPIPPVSQNQEPAPADSMELCNEENSEQTQNNGGMYGGQENWGWGGNMQWNAQNQGWGMPQQPIQDNKAEPQGFDYNHSSFQQFDYNHGGEYDDYQMNSGGGEPPWGGGPGHGHYPPRRGNFMRHQRELSPQEDESVLLDAAKRKTLPAWIREGLEKMEREKQKKLEKEQREKDLEAARQARAEAERVAEEELRREKEGYHDGPRVPKKSRFDSDDEDDRDRSVSPAPRRRSGSAHSRRSGSAHSHSPHSRRSTERRSPSPVKTEEEKQAEFMMKVRRMLTEILLEVTDSEVHDIARNVYNKAKASASKAPATQLAKSSALASITSLGLGYGSDDSENDDDSEDDRRRSRGESSSSESENEYEDKIRRKRESFDRMQRRRLEEQEKEEQDQIAKKKQEIQNTPSFLKDPLSESHKYPFQQNRHNDIPGLEHELDNHNEHSVKKERKPSEHRQKHESDRESEKKVKREKERANQKERKRRKKDSSSSSSSGSSSNSGSSSSESDSNSSSSDSDSSSTESSVQKQKLKSKSKKKSSKYVGDNEMSRSERERELKRSDSSRSNRDREKTRRESEKDRRRDYDDGYGEEREKRREKERMREKRDRSRSRSRDRSDRNKHRESERSRSRDRSDKPRRKERERSRSRDRSRRENEERSEKAKRKSRDDRRESLDTSRDEYYYEDSSRKSKKSSRRDDRSSSRSRSTKKRRRSRSDSSESDYHTSYKHKKSSRESSPRDSSRRRSSRHDEYEYLERSGKKSSHKRRSRSRWAILFLIIFLALVYMTTETVVYFSSKWIFVTHFL; this is encoded by the exons ATGTGGGCAAATCAGTGGCAAGGAGGAGGATGGCCAGTTCAACAAGCGCATTTACAGGCTATGCCACATGATCAAG TTGATTGGGCTGCTTTAGCAAAGCAGTGGATAGCGCAGAAGGATGCAATCACCACTTTACAGGGGGACCCTGCTCCTGCCCCAGCAGCTCCTATCCCTCCTGTCAGCCAAAACCAGGAACCAGCACCCGCAGACAGTATGGAGTTGTGTAATGAGGAAAACAGCGAGCAAACGCAAAATAATGGAG GTATGTATGGTGGCCAGGAAAACTGGGGTTGGGGAGGGAACATGCAGTGGAATGCTCAGAATCAAGGATGGGGGATGCCACAGCAGCCCATTCAAGATAATAAg GCAGAACCACAGGGCTTTGACTATAATCACAGCAGCTTTCAGCAGTTTGACTACAACCATGGGGGCGAATATGATGATTATCAG atGAACTCTGGTGGAGGTGAACCTCCATGGGGTGGTGGTCCTGGGCATGGCCACTATCCACCGAGGAGAGGCAACTTTATGAGACACCAGAGAGAACTATCACCTCAGGAAGATGAATCTGTGCTGCTTG ATGCTGCCAAGAGGAAGACCCTTCCAGCCTGGATAAGAGAAGGTCTGGAGAAAATGGAAcgtgaaaaacagaaaaaattggAGAAGGAGCAAAGAGAGAAAGATTTGGAGGCAGCTCGTCAAGCCCGTGCTGAGGCTGAGAGGGTCGCTGAGGAAGAACTTCGCAGGGAGAAAGAGGGCTACCACGATGGCCCCCGTGTTCCTAAAAAAAGcagattt GATTCAGATGATGAAGATGATAGGGACAGATCTGTGTCACCAGCGCCTCGGAGGAGATCGGGGTCGGCACATTCTCGGAGATCTGGTTCTGCTCATTCCCATTCGCCACACAGCAGGAGATCTACAGAAAGGCGCAGCCCATCACCAGTTAAAACAGAGGAAGAAAAACAGGCAGAATTT ATGATGAAAGTACGGCGTATGTTAACAGAGATTTTATTGGAAGTGACAGACTCGGAAGTACATGACATTGCTAGAAATGTTTACAACAAGGCAAAGGCTAGTGCATCAAAAG CTCCAGCAACCCAACTCGCCAAGTCATCAGCTTTGGCTTCTATTACTTCCCTCG GTCTTGGCTATGGTAGTGATGACAGTGAGAACGATGATGACAGTGAAGATGACAGACGTAGAAGTCGCGGCGAGTCTTCAAGTTCTGAATCAGAAAATGAGTATGAAGATAAGATCCGAAGGAAGCGGGAATCATTTGACAGGATGCAGCGCCGCAGACTTGAAGAACAAGAAAAGGAAGAACAAGACCAGATAGCAAAGAAAAAAC agGAAATCCAAAACACACCTTCATTTCTAAAGGATCCACTGTCAGAATCGCACAAATACCCATTTCAGCAGAACAGACATAATGATATTCCTGGTTTGGAGCACGAACTTGATAACCATAATGAACACAGTgttaagaaagaaagaaaaccaAGTGAGCATAGACAAAAACATGAAAGTGATAGAGAATCTGAAAAGAAAGTGAAGAGAGAGAAAGAAAGAGCGAACCAGAAAGAAAGAAAGCGGAGGAAGAAGGACAGTTCAAGTAGTTCAAGCAGTGGTAGCAGTAGCAATAGTGGTTCATCTAGTTCCGAATCTGACTCGAATAGTTCTAGTTCTGATTCTGATTCCTCATCTACTGAATCCtctgtacaaaaacaaaaactgaagtCAAAATCTAAGAAAAAGTCTAGTAAATATGTAGGTGATAATGAAATGTCAAGGTCTGAGAGGGAAAGAGAGCTTAAGAGGAGTGACTCAAGTAGATCAAATAGAGATAGGGAAAAGACAAGAAGGGAGAGTGAGAAAGACAGAAGAAGGGATTATGATGATGGGTATGGGGAGGAGAGGGAGAAAAGAAGGGAGAAAGAAAGAATGAGGGAGAAAAGGGATAGAAGTAGAAGTAGGTCAAGGGACAGGAGTGATCGAAATAAGCATAGGGAGAGTGAGAGAAGTAGGTCACGTGACAGAAGTGACAAGCCCAGAAGAAAGGAGAGAGAAAGAAGTAGGTCGAGAGATAGATCTAGGAGAGAAAATGAAGAAAGAAGTGAAAAAGCAAAACGAAAAAGTAGAGATGATAGACGAGAATCTCTAGACACTTCTCGTGATGAATATTATTACGAAGACAGTAGTAGAAAATCTAAAAAATCTAGTAGAAGGGATGATCGGTCCAGTTCAAGGTCCAGGTCAACAAAAAAACGAAGAAGATCGCGTTCGGATTCTTCGGAGAGTGATTATCACACCAGCTATAAACATAAAAAATCGAGTCGTGAGTCCAGCCCACGTGATTCCAGTAGGCGACGCAGCAGTAGACATGATGAGTATGAGTATCTAGAAAGAAGTGGTAAGAAGTCAAGTCACAAACGCAGGTCTCGATCAAGGTGGGCAATTCTTTTCTTGATTATTTTCCTCGCTCTAGTTTATATGACTACAGAAACAGTAGTTTACTTTTCTTCAAAATGGATTTTTGTCACACATTTTTTATAG
- the LOC123552185 gene encoding arginine/serine-rich protein PNISR-like isoform X2 gives MWANQWQGGGWPVQQAHLQAMPHDQVDWAALAKQWIAQKDAITTLQGDPAPAPAAPIPPVSQNQEPAPADSMELCNEENSEQTQNNGGMYGGQENWGWGGNMQWNAQNQGWGMPQQPIQDNKAEPQGFDYNHSSFQQFDYNHGGEYDDYQMNSGGGEPPWGGGPGHGHYPPRRGNFMRHQRELSPQEDESVLLDAAKRKTLPAWIREGLEKMEREKQKKLEKEQREKDLEAARQARAEAERVAEEELRREKEGYHDGPRVPKKSRFDSDDEDDRDRSVSPAPRRRSGSAHSRRSGSAHSHSPHSRRSTERRSPSPVKTEEEKQAEFMMKVRRMLTEILLEVTDSEVHDIARNVYNKAKASASKAPATQLAKSSALASITSLGLGYGSDDSENDDDSEDDRRRSRGESSSSESENEYEDKIRRKRESFDRMQRRRLEEQEKEEQDQIAKKKQEIQNTPSFLKDPLSESHKYPFQQNRHNDIPGLEHELDNHNEHSVKKERKPSEHRQKHESDRESEKKVKREKERANQKERKRRKKDSSSSSSSGSSSNSGSSSSESDSNSSSSDSDSSSTESSVQKQKLKSKSKKKSSKYVGDNEMSRSERERELKRSDSSRSNRDREKTRRESEKDRRRDYDDGYGEEREKRREKERMREKRDRSRSRSRDRSDRNKHRESERSRSRDRSDKPRRKERERSRSRDRSRRENEERSEKAKRKSRDDRRESLDTSRDEYYYEDSSRKSKKSSRRDDRSSSRSRSTKKRRRSRSDSSESDYHTSYKHKKSSRESSPRDSSRRRSSRHDEYEYLERSGKKSSHKRRSRSR, from the exons ATGTGGGCAAATCAGTGGCAAGGAGGAGGATGGCCAGTTCAACAAGCGCATTTACAGGCTATGCCACATGATCAAG TTGATTGGGCTGCTTTAGCAAAGCAGTGGATAGCGCAGAAGGATGCAATCACCACTTTACAGGGGGACCCTGCTCCTGCCCCAGCAGCTCCTATCCCTCCTGTCAGCCAAAACCAGGAACCAGCACCCGCAGACAGTATGGAGTTGTGTAATGAGGAAAACAGCGAGCAAACGCAAAATAATGGAG GTATGTATGGTGGCCAGGAAAACTGGGGTTGGGGAGGGAACATGCAGTGGAATGCTCAGAATCAAGGATGGGGGATGCCACAGCAGCCCATTCAAGATAATAAg GCAGAACCACAGGGCTTTGACTATAATCACAGCAGCTTTCAGCAGTTTGACTACAACCATGGGGGCGAATATGATGATTATCAG atGAACTCTGGTGGAGGTGAACCTCCATGGGGTGGTGGTCCTGGGCATGGCCACTATCCACCGAGGAGAGGCAACTTTATGAGACACCAGAGAGAACTATCACCTCAGGAAGATGAATCTGTGCTGCTTG ATGCTGCCAAGAGGAAGACCCTTCCAGCCTGGATAAGAGAAGGTCTGGAGAAAATGGAAcgtgaaaaacagaaaaaattggAGAAGGAGCAAAGAGAGAAAGATTTGGAGGCAGCTCGTCAAGCCCGTGCTGAGGCTGAGAGGGTCGCTGAGGAAGAACTTCGCAGGGAGAAAGAGGGCTACCACGATGGCCCCCGTGTTCCTAAAAAAAGcagattt GATTCAGATGATGAAGATGATAGGGACAGATCTGTGTCACCAGCGCCTCGGAGGAGATCGGGGTCGGCACATTCTCGGAGATCTGGTTCTGCTCATTCCCATTCGCCACACAGCAGGAGATCTACAGAAAGGCGCAGCCCATCACCAGTTAAAACAGAGGAAGAAAAACAGGCAGAATTT ATGATGAAAGTACGGCGTATGTTAACAGAGATTTTATTGGAAGTGACAGACTCGGAAGTACATGACATTGCTAGAAATGTTTACAACAAGGCAAAGGCTAGTGCATCAAAAG CTCCAGCAACCCAACTCGCCAAGTCATCAGCTTTGGCTTCTATTACTTCCCTCG GTCTTGGCTATGGTAGTGATGACAGTGAGAACGATGATGACAGTGAAGATGACAGACGTAGAAGTCGCGGCGAGTCTTCAAGTTCTGAATCAGAAAATGAGTATGAAGATAAGATCCGAAGGAAGCGGGAATCATTTGACAGGATGCAGCGCCGCAGACTTGAAGAACAAGAAAAGGAAGAACAAGACCAGATAGCAAAGAAAAAAC agGAAATCCAAAACACACCTTCATTTCTAAAGGATCCACTGTCAGAATCGCACAAATACCCATTTCAGCAGAACAGACATAATGATATTCCTGGTTTGGAGCACGAACTTGATAACCATAATGAACACAGTgttaagaaagaaagaaaaccaAGTGAGCATAGACAAAAACATGAAAGTGATAGAGAATCTGAAAAGAAAGTGAAGAGAGAGAAAGAAAGAGCGAACCAGAAAGAAAGAAAGCGGAGGAAGAAGGACAGTTCAAGTAGTTCAAGCAGTGGTAGCAGTAGCAATAGTGGTTCATCTAGTTCCGAATCTGACTCGAATAGTTCTAGTTCTGATTCTGATTCCTCATCTACTGAATCCtctgtacaaaaacaaaaactgaagtCAAAATCTAAGAAAAAGTCTAGTAAATATGTAGGTGATAATGAAATGTCAAGGTCTGAGAGGGAAAGAGAGCTTAAGAGGAGTGACTCAAGTAGATCAAATAGAGATAGGGAAAAGACAAGAAGGGAGAGTGAGAAAGACAGAAGAAGGGATTATGATGATGGGTATGGGGAGGAGAGGGAGAAAAGAAGGGAGAAAGAAAGAATGAGGGAGAAAAGGGATAGAAGTAGAAGTAGGTCAAGGGACAGGAGTGATCGAAATAAGCATAGGGAGAGTGAGAGAAGTAGGTCACGTGACAGAAGTGACAAGCCCAGAAGAAAGGAGAGAGAAAGAAGTAGGTCGAGAGATAGATCTAGGAGAGAAAATGAAGAAAGAAGTGAAAAAGCAAAACGAAAAAGTAGAGATGATAGACGAGAATCTCTAGACACTTCTCGTGATGAATATTATTACGAAGACAGTAGTAGAAAATCTAAAAAATCTAGTAGAAGGGATGATCGGTCCAGTTCAAGGTCCAGGTCAACAAAAAAACGAAGAAGATCGCGTTCGGATTCTTCGGAGAGTGATTATCACACCAGCTATAAACATAAAAAATCGAGTCGTGAGTCCAGCCCACGTGATTCCAGTAGGCGACGCAGCAGTAGACATGATGAGTATGAGTATCTAGAAAGAAGTGGTAAGAAGTCAAGTCACAAACGCAGGTCTCGATCAAG ATAG